The genomic stretch CGACCGGATGGGAGTTCCGAGATTGGGCCGCTGACCTCAACCGACCGAACCGCCGGATGCGGACCCGCATGTCCGGTGGTGTGGCAGGGGGAGTAGCGGGACGAACCCGCTACCCCCCTATGCCGATCGGGTGGAGGCGGCAGGGATGGGTCCCGCGACCCTGGTGCGCAGAAGGTTCTTGACGCGAGCGACGGCATCCTGCAGATTGAATATCTGAAATTCAATCTGCGTACCCGGCACGGAGGATTCCATGATCCGGCGCGCTCTCCTGCCCGTCCTTCATCGGTCCGCGAAGCAGTACCCCGTGGTGACCCTGACGGGACCCCGCCAGTCCGGAAAAACCACCTTGGCTCGGGCGGCCTTTCCACGTCACCGGTATGTCTCGCTCGAGGACCCGGATGATGGCCGCTTCGCACGCGAGGACCCGCGGGGCTTCCTGAACCAGTTCGCCGGGTCCGTGATCCTGGACGAGGTGCAGCGCGCGCCGGATCTCTTCTCCTACATCCAGACCATGGTCGATGAGAGAGAGAAGCCGGGGCGCTTCATCCTGAGTGGATCAAAGAACTTCCTGCTCCTGGAGAAAGTGAGCCAGTCGCTGGCGGGCCGGTGCGCGATTCTCCACCTCCTCCCGTTCTCGTTGTCTGAGCTGGGCGGCCGGAGAGCGTTCCCGGTGTCCCAGCTGGGGCGAACCTTGCCGCGGAAGGGGAAGGGGAAGGGACCCGTTCCCGACCTCATGGAAACGCTCTTCCGGGGATTCTACCCGAGAATCCACGACAAGGGACTGGAGCCCCGGCAGTGGCTAAGGGGTTACTATCAGACCTACGTCCAGAGGGACGTTCGCAGCATTCTGAACGTCGGCGACCTCGAGGCCTTCGAGCGCTTCATCCGCCTGTGCGCCGGCCGCAACGGGCAACTCCTCAACCTCTCCGCCCTCGGTGCCGACTGCGGGATCACGCACACCACGGCTCGCCGGTGGACATCGATCCTGGAGACGAGCTTCCTCATCCACCTCCTGCGGCCACACCATCGCAACTTCAGCAAGAGGATGATCAAGAGCCCCAAGCTCTACTTCCTCGACACGGGCCTCCTCTGCTATCTGCTCGGGATCCGCTCTCCGGATGAGCTCCACAATCACGCTTCCCGTGGTGCCATCTTCGAGAGCCTGGTGGTGTCCGAGCTGCTCAAGAACCGGCTGCACCAAGGAGAGGAGAGTGATCTCTACTTCTGGCGTGACTCGACAGGGCACGAGATCGACCTCCTGCTCGATCTCGGATCCAGTCTCACGCCGATCGAGATCAAGTCGGGGATGACGGTCGCTTCGGACTTCTTCCATGGCCTGGAGTACTGGAGAAGGCTGAGCGGTCGACCGGACACGCCCGGCGCTCTGGTCTACGCAGGGGACCGGGCCTATCGGAGAGGAGGCTTTGTTGTGCATCCGTGGGCCGCGCTCTAGCCTGGATGATCCACACGTTTCCGCCTGCGGCCGCGAACCTTTGCCGGTCCTTCATATGAACCTCATGCGCCTGTGACGTGGTCGATTTCGGTTCCCGGATCGATCGCTTTTGGGGCCGATCGACGGCCGTTCGGTCCGTGGACTTTGGCTTCGGGAGGCTCATGGGGCAGAAGATCCGGTGAAACACGCGGGGATGGGTGATTGCAGGCAGATCTCTCCTGCGAGGGCTCCTCTTCCGGGTAAGGAACCGGAGCGGTTCGGTTAAGCAGCGCGCCGCGTGTAACGGTGGTGGAGCCCGCCGACCTGGGGGATCGCGACCACGTTTCCCATCTCGGGCCGCTCGACGGGTCTCGGCACGGGGCAGTCCTTGTCGAGGCCGAGGTGAGTCCGCGATTCGGCGTAGTACCGGAAGTACTCGCGCAGGACCCGGCGGAGATGCTTTTCGTTGAAAATGATCACGTGGTCGAGGCACTCGCGGCGGATGGAGCCGATGACGCGTTCGACGTAGGGGTTCTGCCAGGGGGAATGCGGCGAGATGCGGATCTCCTCGATGCCAAGGTTGGAGACGGTTCGCTGGAACTCCAGCCCGTAGATCTTGTCCCGGTCTCGGAGCATGTACCTGGGCGCCGTATCCCACGGGAAGGCTTCGATCAGCTGGCGAGCGGTCCACAAGGACGAGGGCGAGTCGGTCACGTTGAAGTGGATGATGCGTCTCCTCCCGTGCGAGAGGATCACGAGGACGTAGAGGATGCGGAAGGTCGCGGTGGGGACCGTGAAGAAGTCGAGGGAGACCATCTCGTCGAGGTGATTGTGGAGGAATGCCTTCCATGTCTGGGAGGGAGGCTTCTTCGGTCGGACCCTGTCGTTCGACACCGTCGGCTCGGCGATGTCGATGCCGAGCATGAGCAGCTCGCCGAGGATCCGAGGCGCGCCCCATGTTGGATTCTCGATCGACATTCGGCGGATGAGATCGCGGATCTCTTTCGGTACCTGTGGCCGTCCGGGCTTCCTGCTCCTTCATCTCCAATAGATAGAGGCGGAACCCCTTCCGGTGCCAGCCGACGACCGTCCCCGGCTTCACAAGGACGAGCGAACCTCTCCATTCCGCCCACAAGAGAGAGAGAAGAACCCAGAAGCTCCGATGGATCGGCCGAAACCGTGGTCTCCTGCCAGATCGTTGAAGGATGTGAAGTTGATGGCGCATGGCGAGGTTCTCGAGGACCAGCGCCCGGCGGGACCGGAGCGCCGACGATGCCGTTCTCAGAAGTAGTGCGATCATGAATAGGAGGCTGAAGGACCCGTCCCGTAACGTCAACCAGGTCAACATGGACGTGATCACCGGCGGGCGGATTTGGGCCTCTCGCCGTCGTCGTCTCCGCAGCCCCCGGCCCAGAACAGCCCCGTGCCGATCCAAAAGACCAGGGCCGCGATCTTGAATGCTCGCACGGTCCTCTCCTTTCCAGAACGGCGCGTGTCCAGATGCGTATCGTGTTGCATCGCGCGGACGACTGGATGAGCGGGACTACTCCCCCGGCCACCACGGGAACCGTTGCCCCGCGTTCTGCCTCTCCCGATCCCACGCGATCAGCTTCTCCATCGCTCCGATGCCGACGCGGATGCAGCCGGCGATGTTCTCCTCGAAGTTGATCGTGGTGTCGGTCGGGTGCCAGGGGACGACGTCGGAGACGGTGCAGATCGCTCCGGTGCGAAGGCCGAAGAGGCCGCCGAGCGTGAAGAGGACGCCGTTCTCCATCTCGATGTGGAGGGCGCCCATCGCGGCGGCGTCGCGGAGCCGCTCGACGCGCGAGGGGAGGAGATACGCTCCGTGCGACATCGACGCGAGACGCTCTCCGTCGAGGATTTTGTTTTCGGCATAAAAGGCATCGACGGAAAAGGTCACGCCGAGATGGTAGCGGGCATGCTCGGCCTCGGCGGCGGCGACGAGGGCGAGGACCGCTTCGTGGTGCGCAAGCGCCGGATACGTTTCCCACGCGTACGCGCGCGAGGTCCCGTCTTCGCGGATCGCGCCGGTCGAGATCACGAAGTCCCCCTTCCGCACGTCCTTGCCGATCCCGCCGCTCGTGCCGATGCGAAGGAGCGTGCGCGCGCCCACGTTCGCGAGCTCCTCGATGAGCACCGCGGTCGACGGCGCGCCGACGCCGGTCGAGGCGATCGTGACCTCCGTCTTGTTCAGCGACGCGCGGTAGATGCTGTACTCGCGAACCACCCGGATCTTCTCGCCCCCCCCGAGGAGGTCCGCGATGCGGGGGACCCGCTCCGGCTCGCCGCAGAGGAAAACGTACGGCGAGACCTCGGGTTCCTTGATCCGTGTGATGAGCTGCTCGCCCAACCTTCCCTCCGTTCTCGTCCGGGACCCTCCGGCCCCGACTGCTGCCGGAACCGCCTCCGACCGGCGAGGATAGGCGGATCCCCGGCGGCCGGTCAACCGCCGAAGACGGGGCAAGCGTGATCGGCTTCTCTGAGCGGCCGTTCGCCCTGACGCGCAACCGGTGGAGACAGGGGGAGCGCGCTTGCCGCCATCGTCCGGCCGAGCACTGCGAAAGGCCTTTCCTTCGGTCTTCCGTATTGCTTTGCAGGGTAAACGATTGCACTCCGGGAGCTCTTGGGCGCCCGCACCGGTGCAGCCGGTGAGCCGGCGGGAAGCGAGTCGGAGCCGCCCCGTTTGTTGACAGAACGGGGGGAACTTTAGTAAAATCGTGCACGTACGGGGATGGAATCCGCAGGTACGGCTACCGCGGATCCACCCCTTTCCGAAAGGGGCTGGAGAGATGAGAGACAGGTTCCATGCAAGGCTCCCCATCCTCTTCCTCCTCGCTCTCCTTGTTCTCGGCTTGGCTGCGGCGGACGCTTCGGCGCAGTGGGACAGCAAGCGCGCGAAGCCGCCCACCGAAGGCACGATTCCGCAGGGCAACGGGGGTGGGGATCCGGACAACCCGGTTCCGGTCGTCGGCGACGGAGGTTCGGAAAGCTCCCGGAGCGGGGGCTTGCAGCCGTTTCTGGGCTTCCTCGGCGAGGGCGAACGGGACGACGCGCGGAGCGAGTGGCTTCGCCTCATCGGCACGATCACGGGGGTGCTCGGCTCAGTCCTCTTCCTCTGATCCCCTCCGTCTCCCCGCTTCGATCGTCCGATCAGCGGAGGGCTTGAGGAAGCGGAGCGCGCATGACCACGGAGGAGAGAAGGCGCCAAATCGAGCGCGAGGTCTCCGCGCTTGAACGTCTCGATTCCGCGAGGGACCTTCCGGAGCGCCTCGCCAAGCTCGAACGTCTCGGCGACCTCTACTTCGATCTTGATCAGCACCAGGACGCCTGCTCGAAGTACCACGACTTCCGCATGCTCGCGGCGAGCAACGGTCTTCTCTCGCCCGCCCGCGCGGCGGCCGTCCGCATCAAAGAGGCGTGGTGCCTCTACGAGCGGGGCGACCTCGCGCAGACGGAGAGACATCTGGCCGAGATCGAGAACGAGATCGGCGAGATTCCCGCTGACGATGGAAGACTGCTCGAGGCGGAGAGGAGCGTCCTCGCCGGCTATCTCGATGTGCGGCGCGGCCGCTACCGCGAGGCGCTCGAACGGTTCGAGGGCGCCTTCCGGGTCTTGCTGAAGAGCGGAGAGGACGGCGTCCTCGCGAAAGTCCAGATCGGCTTCGGCCACGTCTACTTCCGCACCGGCGAGCACGCGCGCGCGCGCGAGTATTACGAGGACGCGCTCGCGAGCGCGCGCCGCGCCTCCGACGCGCGCCGCCAGATCCAAGCCACGATCAACCTCGCGCTCGTGTGCAAGGAGCAGAGCGACAACGACCGCGCCCTCTACCTCCTGGATCAGGCGAAGGAACTCCTTCGCGCGTCGGGCAACTACTCGTATCAGGGGCACGTGCTGCTCAACCTTGCGGTCGTTCACTTCCACAAGGGGAACCTCCATCTCGCAGAGGAAGCGTACCGCGACTCGCTGCGCATCTACACGCAGGACGGCCGGCATCCGTGCGCGGCCCTTTCGATGATCGGGCTCGCGCGGATCGACATCCTGCGCGGGCGTCTCCGCGAGGCGAAGGCGCTTCTCGAATCGGCGCTCCCCTCGTGCGTCGAGCAGGGGTATCTCCGCGAGGAGGTCCTC from Candidatus Eisenbacteria bacterium encodes the following:
- a CDS encoding nucleoside phosphorylase, with the translated sequence MGEQLITRIKEPEVSPYVFLCGEPERVPRIADLLGGGEKIRVVREYSIYRASLNKTEVTIASTGVGAPSTAVLIEELANVGARTLLRIGTSGGIGKDVRKGDFVISTGAIREDGTSRAYAWETYPALAHHEAVLALVAAAEAEHARYHLGVTFSVDAFYAENKILDGERLASMSHGAYLLPSRVERLRDAAAMGALHIEMENGVLFTLGGLFGLRTGAICTVSDVVPWHPTDTTINFEENIAGCIRVGIGAMEKLIAWDRERQNAGQRFPWWPGE
- a CDS encoding ATP-binding protein, with amino-acid sequence MIRRALLPVLHRSAKQYPVVTLTGPRQSGKTTLARAAFPRHRYVSLEDPDDGRFAREDPRGFLNQFAGSVILDEVQRAPDLFSYIQTMVDEREKPGRFILSGSKNFLLLEKVSQSLAGRCAILHLLPFSLSELGGRRAFPVSQLGRTLPRKGKGKGPVPDLMETLFRGFYPRIHDKGLEPRQWLRGYYQTYVQRDVRSILNVGDLEAFERFIRLCAGRNGQLLNLSALGADCGITHTTARRWTSILETSFLIHLLRPHHRNFSKRMIKSPKLYFLDTGLLCYLLGIRSPDELHNHASRGAIFESLVVSELLKNRLHQGEESDLYFWRDSTGHEIDLLLDLGSSLTPIEIKSGMTVASDFFHGLEYWRRLSGRPDTPGALVYAGDRAYRRGGFVVHPWAAL